The region GGCTTCATACATCACGGCTTGAAGGTAAGGCATTTCCTTGGACTCCTCGAGTGTCACAATGCTTGAGGTCCTGTCATATCCTCGCATGGAATCAATTTCTTGAAGTAGCTTGCTCTTGTATTCTGGATTCCTGAGAAGGTGATAGATGATTGCCCTGAGGGATATTGCAGTTGTATCGCTTCCTGCGTTGATGTTACTCGCGGCCATCGAAGTCACGTCTGCAACAGAGAACTGAGCTGGTCTTTCCTCTTGGACTTTCACAAGCTTTCCAAGAATATCTGGGTGGTCACTGTCTCTGTCGATCCTCTTCCTAACCTCATTGACAGTATAGTCCCTTATGCTTCCGTGTCGGGCATTGACGCCAAGATGGTTTCCAATGAGAGGCATCATGAAGTCGTGGATCCAGTATACACATGGAATCTGACCAATCCATGCTCCAGACTTTAGGACAGTTTTGATCTGCGAAAGTATCCCATCATCTCGGTGGGCGTCCATGAAGCCAAACCGACGCGAAAAGGTCACCTCACCGATGACGTCTAGACAAATCAGTATATTGTAAACAGCATTAACCAACATGCATACCAAACGCAAACAGCTGCAACCACTCCCCCAAATCAATACTCTCACCCTGAAGTTCCTCCATCTTGTCGATGAAGTGGGACACTGCATCATCCACATAAGGCTCAAGATCCTTCAACGAGTCCATCGCATATATACGGCTGACAAGCCGTCTTTGGAAGCTATGAATTGCTTCGTCTTGTTCGGCAAATAGATCAAATTTGCGATGGCCTTGGAAAACGCCATACCAGCCACTCTTTCGAAATTTCGATCCAGCACCTAATCGATTAGGATATTCTCCTTTGAACAGGGTAACAGGACAGGCTCACCGTATATTTTCTTGATGGCATCGAGGTCCGTGACAGAGACCTCGTTGGGACCAGTACGGACCAGTTTACCATGCTTAGCATGCAGTTTGAGCATCTCGCGGTGCATATCTCCCTTCCATGTGTGCTTTACCAGCCATATTCTGGACAGGCCTGCCTCACAGGGTCCCGGAATTGAAGCAAGAGGGCTGAAAAAGCGGTAGTATAAAACATAAACCGAGAGAACACCAGCGACGCCTAGAATGATAGCGGTCAACATGTTTTCAGCCAGGGATATCATATCAAATTCGGCACATAGGGCTTCTTGCGCATTTGACAGACTGTATATATAACAACCCAGTCACCTCTTCGTGCGGGGACGGCCAGGGATAGAAGCACTAAACCCTCTTTGCTCGGTAGTGCTACTCCCTCTTCGGTCGGTTTGTGCTTCTTGCAGATCTAGAGGGTTGGCCACTTGTCATAAAAGAGGGGAATTTGATCGTTGCTAGGAACGAATCGATCCAGCCTGTTAACATCGTCATGGATACCAATTGGATAGTGCATGTGGGCCTTGCTATCAACTATTACGACGCCGGAATACAAGGGCTGATACAACGAATGCAGTCAAGATATGTGATTATATACAACAGTATTGAGTGGTAGATGACTAGCTCATTACGAAATGCCACCGACACGAAATATGACCGATCAGGCGTCCACTAATACTATTTCTGGTATTGAAGCAGAATGCTATTTAGTAGGAATCCCACAGTTAATGACGCAACGAAGGGAACTTGTACACAACACTGTGTGCTGCCCAGAAACTGATAGAACCACAACTGGCCCTGAGCAAAGTCAATGCTCGTATCTCGCAAGAATGTTCCTTTGGGCCTGAAGCTCAGCCTCAAAGACCTTTTGATGATTTTGAGTCCTCGGAGTTATATTCACTGGGAACCTTTTGGGAGAGAAGACAAACCCGTCTGTATACGCAGTTTTTGGATCCCAGTCAATGTCTAGATTCTTTTCGGAGATATCAAAGCCCCAAGTAATCTTGGCCATATTGAGCATCTGAAATGACGTTAGTGAAGGATACGGCTATACTGGGATGGCGCACGTACCAAGGAGTTCTCTGCCAGTCGTTGGCCAGGGCACACGCGACGCCCTGCCCCAAAGCTATATGTAGTTCTCCGATGATCATTCCCCTCTCCGTTTTCCACCGAGCCAAACCTGTTGTTCAGAAAGCGGTCAGGCGAGAATTCGTCACCTGCAGTGTactcttctttctctcggTGGATGGACCATGTATTTGCAAAGACAATTGTTCCTTTGGGAAGGCAGTAGCCTTCATAATAGTCATCTTGGATTAGCATATGTGGGATACCACCAGGGGCAACAGGGCGCCATCGCAGTGTCTACACCAAATAGTTAATGAAGGAGTCCGTCTATGAAGGGTTGTTTGCCTACCTCGTTCATGCAGGCTCTCAAATACGGTAATTTGTCCAGATCGCCAAAGGTTGGTGAGCGTTCAGTGCCACAGATGCTGTCTAGTTCATCTCGGGCTCTTATAAGCGCGGCCGGATTGCTGATAATTCCCAGTATATAGGAGAGTAGGGTCGACGCGGTAGTATCAGATCCCGCCTCCATCTTTCGTTGATTAGCATTTCCAAGTCACGTCACGGGCTCTGCCATAACTCACCAGGATTCCACCAAGATAAGCAACATGCTCATCATCCAGTCCGGTTTTGGGTTGGTCCTGTAGGACTCGTTCCATGAAGGAGCCTGTTGTAGCCCCCCTGGCAATCCCAgcttttgtttcttccaTCAACCCAAAGTACAAGGATCGTTGTTCAGCCCGAATAGCCTTTGCCTTAATCTTCCAGCTAGCGAAGACCTGTGGTAAATATTTTAGCCAGGGGAATGCATCCACCGGGGGTGTGGCACCCGGCTCCAAGATAGAAGTGAATTGTTCCTGCGCGTGATAAAGCGCTCGAACCTTGGGCGAATTGAATTCAGCTCCACGTTGTCCAAATACAGAAGCTAAAATCACGGCAGTAGAATATCGTCTGATATGGTCGTAGTATCCGTCGGGGTCCTGGAGAAGTTGGCACATTGTCTGCGTCGCTTCTGCGTTCTGGATTGGaaaaacatcatcaacagcctTTACGTTTAAGAGGGCCTGTACTGTTTTTCGAAGCAACCGCCACCCTGGACCATGCGGGACCAAGAGAATATGAGTTTGGTTTGGGCAAATAAGATCATTGCCAACATGATTTTCTGGACGGCTTGAATATATCGCTCCTCTTTTGTCAAAAAGCCTTTTGCATATTTATGAGAATTGTTCGATTTCTGTTCCTGGGAAGCACTTACTCCTTGACATGTTTCCAACTATTGAGAACAACCACGTTTTGAGGGCCCAGTTTGAGTCCGACGATTGAACCGTATTGGTGGGACCATTCATGGAACCTAGTGCAGTCAGTAGGAGCTATTACAACGTGTTTGTTTGCAATATGGCACTACTTCAGAAAGGGCTTCGACAGTGGCAGCTGATGGAGGTTCCCAACAAACGGTAAAGTAGCTGGACCAGGAGGGAAATTGCTGGGTCGTCTGCCTGCCCAAAAGTATTTCCAAAAAAATGCGATTGTTGCACATCCACAGAGGGCAACGAGCAAATGGAGCGTCGTTAACACGAGCATTATCTTGTCCCTGGATAAGATAAATAAGGTGAAGGTATAATGTACCGGGAATCCAACTCAGGGATCGTCGCGGTAGGTTGACGCAATACATATGCTTTTATATATTCATTTTACCAAGCCCCCCGTGTCTCTACCCAGCGCCTACCAAGCCCATGTATACGCTTCCCACATCATCAAGTGCGGGGAAGTGGACGATCATTCAATCGATATCAATATCGATGCAAGCTTGTCTTCTAGACGGACAATAGTAACTCAATTCTAAATTGCGGGGAAATACAGCCAGAATGGCCGACCAGATCAGGAATAGTGCAAATCATAACAATGCCTCCGGGAAGGCTTTCCGACAGAAACACAGCATGCACACTCTAAGTTGGAGAGTTTCATGGTGTATCACAATAGGTCGGCCTGTGCTCAGGGCCATTTCCTTTCCTGCGTATCACAACGCATGAGGATGTATGTAGTTTGGGGAGGTCCTGGAACACCGCATTCCATTGAAACCTCATGCTGCGGGGACCCCGCTTTGAGTGACCGGGTGTCCCACATAAAAGTCCCGGgcttttaataaaaaaaattgcGATTAAATCTGATAAAACCTGTATAGAGTCTTTCACTAAAGTTTCCGCTAACGTGTAACTGGAGAATTTCAAAAACAGATACACATGTGCCACTTGGGCTGCGTCCCCGAAAGCCTCTAATGTGACTCAGGATTCTTCAGGGACTGATGATCCGGTGGCATGCAGCCATTCAATGGAGGGAGAATCCAAATGGCCTCTTGGTGGGGGAGCGGCTCTGGGCATTATTACTACCTGATGGACTGTTATGTTAGTCTTTTCCTTTGAGCTTTGTGTCTTGAATAAAAGTAGGACAATCAACCCAAGATACGATATCTTTCATACAATCATTATCATTGTCAGGTACCGCAGCTAGCTAGTAGGGCTAGATCTCAAAGGTAAGCCAATACGCTTATAGATGAAACAGTAATCCTTTCATAAGTAGTGAAACAGATCTTCATCTAACAAAATCCCGCCCAAACTGGCCGTGAAAACTATTCTTTAGACGACGACTCTTTCAATATCCTTGCTTTTGGCACCGGCATCCAGGCCATGTTCTTTATATGCTGCGATAATCTCCCTCCTGGTAAGCTCCTCGGCGCTTGGGTCTGTCTGCCTCGGACAGCACTGCACCACCTCGCGTGTATAAAGCACCAAGTCAAATTTGCTCAACATGCGATAGAACAGTTCGTTGTTCCTGTTTGAGCTGGCGTCAAATGAGATAGGCTCTTCACAGGACCAGTAAACCCGAGATCGGGTGTTAAATGCGAATTCGACTCGATTACAGAAAAGCAACAGTTCAAAGAGCCTTTCCATCCGGATACCGTCATATCCTGATTCTTGCATCTTCCCATCGGGCTGTATATTGCGTATTAGCTATAGAGCATCCAAATGACTGAGTTGCAACTCACCGGGATACTAGAGGTTGAAGCACCATCGCCGCCCATTGCGTGACTGATATGAAACAGTCCAATGTTCCGAATGGGAGGTTGTTGGACTAGCATCCTGCGCCAGCTTGCGTCCTTTCTTACAAATCGAGCCCTGGCTGAGGCGTCTTTGGTGATGGCCATGTCGGAAAAGTCGAACTCGAAGCGCTGTTGTCTTCCCTTGGCAGGGAAGATGGAAGGAAAAGCCTCCTTCAGTAGCGGGTTTGGAGTCTTTTGATCTGTTCCCCATTCAGAGTCTTTGATCGGAGTGAAGAAAAGAGCTTTCTGGATTGACGGCGATTTGTTGATCAGGTTGACCCAACGGTGACAGACCCGTTGGGCGGATGTGAGAAGCGAGCGCATGTCCATCTGCACCAGGATCATCTCTAGGAGCTCTGGCGAGTCCAGCACTTGGTCCTTTGCAGAATTCATTGTTGCAGGTTGGCATGCAGGTAAAAGGTGCATATGTGTCAGTCAGAGCATCAGATAAACAGGCAGAAGTGCAGGGACACGTGTGCACTGGTACAGCACAATTACCATAATTACCATACGGGATTAGTAACGCCGAGCGAATCCGACAAGTTCCGACGGAAGTATAAATTATGCACTTTTCAAACTTGCACTTCATCAACCCCACACACAATATCCGTCATGTCGACTGACTCTACCACAATCACTGCCATTACCAACGTGCGGATCTTCGATGGCAAGACGATTCAAGATCCCAGCATACTCATCATCAATGGCGATGTAATCGGACGCCCTGACACAACCCCCGATGAAACCATCGATGCTGGGGGGCTGATACTCCTCCCTGGCTTGATCGATGCCCACGTTCATCTCACCAGCCGCGACGACCTCGCAAAAATGGCCAAATATGGCGTCACGACTGCGTTTGACATGGCCACCTGGCCAGCCGAACTACTCAACTCCCTCCGCAACCAAAAGGGGGTTACCGATATTCGCGGCTGTGGCCTCGCTGCTACAGCCCCAGGCAGCACACACAGCCGCATACCAACCATGCCCCAAGACGCACTTGTATCGACTCTTGTCGAAGCAGAAGAATTTGTCGAGAGGCAAATCGCGGAGGGTGCAGACTACATCAAGATCGTCGCGGACGTGCCCGGGCCCACTCAAGAGTGCCTCGACGCATTGGTTATAGCGGCCCATTGTCGCAATAGGCTTGCTATTGCCCATGCCGTGAGTCTGGAAGCGACTCGCATGGCGCAGGCTGCGAATGTCGATGTCATAACCCATGCTCCGCTGGACGGGCTGATGAGTGATGCAGAGGTGCAGAAAATGGTCCAGGAAGGCCGGCTCTCGATCCCGACTTTGACCATGATGAAGGGCGTTTCACGTATACGAGGGAAATATGAGTATGCCCATGATACCGTTGCTGCTTTGTACCGTGCCGGTGTGCCAATTCTGGCTGGCACGGATGCGAACAGCGCCCCAGGCGTCCCAGCGAATGTGGCTCATGGTGTTGCTTTACATGAGGAGTTGGAGCTTCTTGTTAATTGTGGACTGTCAAATTCTGATGCCCTCCGCGCAGCCACGGAGCTACCGGCTAGTTACTTCAGACTCCATGACCGGGGAGTGATTGAAGTTGGCCGCAGAGCAGATCTTGTCTTGGTCAGGGGCAATCCATTAGAGAATATCCAAGCAACTCGGGAGATAGAAAGGATCTGGATTGCTGGGAAGGATTTGGATATTgggaaataataaaagtattcTATTTGCCGAAATCCGTGCATGAAGTGGCGGATAATGACCAGTACTCCGTAATTTCTAGAATAGTATCCCGGAACTTTTTACTGCCTTATGATTCTCAATTTAGGTGAATTTTGCGACTTGTATATGGCTGCCCCGGCGATCATTACTCCCCCACCAAATTATTGGCGGACACTAGGGATCCGGCGATATCCATCGCATATCGATTTAGGGCACGCAAGGGCTATCCCGACAAGGAATGTTTCGGATCTCGCTCCAGTGATAGACAGCCCTGGTttctcgccatcttccactCGATTGGACAAAGGTTTCATGCAGACCACCAATGACATCGATCATTCCCATTGGCGTCACGAACAATTCCAGCGCCCTTGCATTGACCTATCTGTAACTGGGGAGGATTTTTGCTTTCCTGGTGCCTTATGGGGTCGTCGATGGAGCAGGGATTACCTGGCATCGGGATAAACAAGGTAGAAAAGGGGGGGGGACTATAAGACTGCGTTTGGTATCCGGGCACGCGATCATCAGAAGTTGCACTCTATTTCCTCTTACTCAACTGCGATTGAACGATGTCGGCTGGGGCTGATACGAAGGGAAGCCACAGCACTGCGGTGGAGGAGCCTCCATTGAAAGCGCATACCATTTTCTctgagaggaggaagatttgCTGCATCCTCACATGCACCAGCATGACCTTCCTGGGCCCCGTGGCTAGTACCGTGTACTTTCCGGCCCTAGGTCCACTGGCAGAGGCCCTGGGCGTCTCTCACAGCGACATCAACTTGACCCTAACGTCGTACAAGGTATAGGTAAGCCGGCCCCTGACAATAGATGTTCATCGCTAATTCGGACAGCTCATTCAAGCACTGGCGCCATTATTGACAGCCTCCGCTTCTGACAAGAAAGGGCGCAGGCCCATTTTTCTGTGGTGTCTGTTGGTTTTCTTGGGGAGTAATATCGGCCTCGCGCTCCAGACCAATTTCGTGgcacttctgctgctgcgctgctTGCAGAGTTTTGGCTCTAGTAGTGTGACCATTGTATCTGGAGCAGCAATTACCGATCTCGTTACTCGAGGCGAACGGGGCAAATATATGGTTTATTCGTCTCTAGGGCTGAATGCTGGGATGGCGATTGGGCCTATCATCGGCGGTATTCTGACTCagttctggggctggaggagcaTCTTCTGGTTCCTCGTTGTCATTACCAGCGTGCCATTCCTCATTGTAGTGTCGTTGTTCCCGGAGACCTGCCGGAGCATTGTTGGAGATGGTAGTATACCTCCCCAGCGGTGGAATAGGAACATTTCTGAGCTACTTCGGCCCAAGGATGGCAGGCCGATTAACCATGAGACGCAGGCAACCTTCAAACGCCGCCCGAGCGTATGGAATACATTAAGGATTCTCTGGGACAGGCATATATTGCTTCTCGCCACCTGCAGCGCTCTTTTCGCCTCTGGAGTTACCATTGTTTTGGCAACAATTCCAACCATGATGGAGAGAAAGTACGAGTTCAACCCCCTCCAGGTCGGGCTCTGCTATATTCCGTATGCGGTAGGCAGTTTAACAACACGGTGGACCGCGGGCAGTCTCGTTGATTGGAACTTTAAACGCCATGCGAGCCGGGTGGGTATCTTGACAGAGCCCAACCGTCAATTCccgcaacagctgcagtTGATTCCAGTGGAAAAGGCTCGGTTGGAGCTACTCTTGCCGTTTTTATATCTCTCCTCCGTCATCATGGTAGCCTATGGGTGGACCATGAACTACCCCATCCATCTGTCCGGGCCGTTGGTCCTGCTGTTCTTCCTGGGAAACGGTACGGCCGGGGTGAATAGTATTATCTCCACACTGATGGTTGATCTTCATATAAACCAGCCAGGCTCCGTTTTAGCCGCGGCCAACGCCTTCAAGAATCTGTGTGGggctgccgccgctgctgctgctgtacCTATGGTTGATTATTTAGGGTTTGGGTGGTCTTCTGTGGTTGTGTCTGGGTTATGGATCCTGATTTCACCGGGACTCTGGCTGCTATATTGTCACGGGCATAGATGGAGACAAGCGAACAGTCCGTGCGTGGATTGACGTCTAATATAGTTTCGaattttcattttttttttttttttttcaactTTTTATTTCAAGCAAAAATAACACGCGGGACCGACCATTGAGCTCAGTGAGCACAGCCCTCTAAAGTGATAGAAGAGGCCAACGTTACGTACAATTGAGCAGCCGGCTATCTATTAATCGTCGTGTATtcattattataattatGCTAGCATGGCATTAGGAATACTCCGTCGCACTACGGATACTAGAAGCATTGTTCTTTTCCATACTGGCGATAAGGAAGCCGGTTACACTTGCCCATCTTTCCAACCAACTCTTGATACCTTCTGCTGTTAAAAGAGATATGGTAAGTTTTACCTCTGTGCTAAAAGTGAAAGATGCCCCTGACTGGCTTCCAGAgagtaaatattatttattctcaACCCACCGGAGTCAAGTCCAGGAAGAAGCAATACTTGCCAAGGCGTGAAGGATTGAGATCCAGAGGCCTCATGGGGTGATGGCACGGCCTTTGCGGTCGTGACAGCTCTGTGCCATTGTCCTGCAGGTACCAAGCATTACAATGCTCTCTTGGCTACTTAAAGTGCTTGTCGCCCCACAGCATCCGAACATCAACAAGGATATATACGGGCAGTCCGTGGTGAAGGGTTCGTTATCTGGTTCGGTCCCGGCATTCAGGGGCTGAATCCACAAAATGCCAGACCATTCGTATTTCCCTTTAGCCGGATCCCTGATCTGCCGATGATTCGTTCATACCAGGGCGCAGTGGAGTCCCCAATAAGCACGCGGGGCTGCTGCGGATAAATCACATCAGAAGTTCAGCTGAGCTCGATGACAGCCTCTTCGCAGGCTGCCTTTGAGTTCAACCAGTGCATGACCTGTGACCAGAAAACCTGTCCGAGCAGTAACAACAGGTCAGTGCTTTGAATTACTTAAACAGCTGGAAAAATGGAAACACGCATTCCGCGAGAGAAATCCCAAAAGCCTGCTCCacggaggaagaagtggGCTCCGAAGAGTAAGAGCGGGTGCATAACTTGCAGGTAGAATCTGTGCTCCATGTGCCGGTGATCAGAAAATCCCAGGCTAACCTCGCCACAGAATCAGAAGAGTCAAGTGTGACGAAGAGAAGCCACATTGTCGACGATGCGTCTCAACAGGTCGAAAATGTGATGGATTTGGAGGGAATTTTCGATATGTGTCGGCTGAGCTTGGAGAGCATCAGCATTCTGGTGTCGTCGGATTGACACACGACAATATTGCTCCTACTCAACTGCCGATTCGTAGCTGTCACCCATGTCGGCAACCTTTGACTGAAAGCCTGCCTTCCACGGCGGTGGCACGTCGATGTACACACATTGGCAAGCGGGCCCAAGGATTCCCACTGCAGTACCCTTTGGCAGAATATTGGAATGACCACTGCCTGCCTTTCGTCATGAATAAGTTCTTATTTGACATGGCCACGAGCGTATACAACGCCATCCCCTGTGTGATCTCAAAAGCGGACGAAAGATCTGCTCTTTACCGAGTCTGCAACGCCGTTGGGTTTGCTTATATGGCCAATGCAAACCGGTCGATCGACACTGCCATCAACCGATCAAGGGCGTATGGCGCCGCCCTCGCGGCCATACATTCGGCCGTGCGTGGCCCTCAACAACGCAAGAGCGACGATACCCTATTAGGAGTCTGGCTATTGAGCCTGTACGAGGTAAGACATGCAAGCCAAGAGATTATCCGGATTGAGTTTACTGACACGTGTGCATGAAGCTCCTCTTGGGTGCACGAGAAGGCGTCAATGCTGCGGCCGAATATTCAGGGTGGGATATCCATAGCCGCGCGCTGACCGAGTTGATTCGCCTGGGTGGTACAGAGCGTTTTGCTAGGCGCGATGGGCGGAATGTGTTCTGGATTGTCTATAATACTGTGGTGAGTCTAGTCATTCCAGGTTTCCTTGATTCTGCTAATG is a window of Aspergillus puulaauensis MK2 DNA, chromosome 4, nearly complete sequence DNA encoding:
- a CDS encoding cytochrome P450 (COG:Q;~EggNog:ENOG410PMRI;~InterPro:IPR036396,IPR001128,IPR002401;~PFAM:PF00067;~go_function: GO:0005506 - iron ion binding [Evidence IEA];~go_function: GO:0016705 - oxidoreductase activity, acting on paired donors, with incorporation or reduction of molecular oxygen [Evidence IEA];~go_function: GO:0020037 - heme binding [Evidence IEA];~go_process: GO:0055114 - oxidation-reduction process [Evidence IEA]), with translation MLTAIILGVAGVLSVYVLYYRFFSPLASIPGPCEAGLSRIWLVKHTWKGDMHREMLKLHAKHGKLVRTGPNEVSVTDLDAIKKIYGAGSKFRKSGWYGVFQGHRKFDLFAEQDEAIHSFQRRLVSRIYAMDSLKDLEPYVDDAVSHFIDKMEELQGESIDLGEWLQLFAFDVIGEVTFSRRFGFMDAHRDDGILSQIKTVLKSGAWIGQIPCVYWIHDFMMPLIGNHLGVNARHGSIRDYTVNEVRKRIDRDSDHPDILGKLVKVQEERPAQFSVADVTSMAASNINAGSDTTAISLRAIIYHLLRNPEYKSKLLQEIDSMRGYDRTSSIVTLEESKEMPYLQAVMYEALRLHPAVGMSLPRVTPAGGIVIDEHFIPEGTIIGANPWAVHRNKAVYGDDADSFRPDRWLEDKSGDMRRALLL
- a CDS encoding cytochrome P450 (COG:Q;~EggNog:ENOG410PM8R;~InterPro:IPR001128,IPR017972,IPR002401,IPR036396;~PFAM:PF00067;~SMCOG1034:cytochrome P450;~antiSMASH:Cluster_4.1;~go_function: GO:0005506 - iron ion binding [Evidence IEA];~go_function: GO:0016705 - oxidoreductase activity, acting on paired donors, with incorporation or reduction of molecular oxygen [Evidence IEA];~go_function: GO:0020037 - heme binding [Evidence IEA];~go_process: GO:0055114 - oxidation-reduction process [Evidence IEA]) — protein: MCQLLQDPDGYYDHIRRYSTAVILASVFGQRGAEFNSPKVRALYHAQEQFTSILEPGATPPVDAFPWLKYLPQVFASWKIKAKAIRAEQRSLYFGLMEETKAGIARGATTGSFMERVLQDQPKTGLDDEHVAYLGGILMEAGSDTTASTLLSYILGIISNPAALIRARDELDSICGTERSPTFGDLDKLPYLRACMNETLRWRPVAPGGIPHMLIQDDYYEGYCLPKGTIVFANTWSIHREKEEYTAGDEFSPDRFLNNRFGSVENGEGNDHRRTTYSFGAGRRVCPGQRLAENSLMLNMAKITWGFDISEKNLDIDWDPKTAYTDGFVFSPKRFPVNITPRTQNHQKVFEAELQAQRNILARYEH
- a CDS encoding uncharacterized protein (COG:S;~EggNog:ENOG410PYZ0;~InterPro:IPR036047;~antiSMASH:Cluster_4.1;~go_function: GO:0005515 - protein binding [Evidence IEA]), with translation MHLLPACQPATMNSAKDQVLDSPELLEMILVQMDMRSLLTSAQRVCHRWVNLINKSPSIQKALFFTPIKDSEWGTDQKTPNPLLKEAFPSIFPAKGRQQRFEFDFSDMAITKDASARARFVRKDASWRRMLVQQPPIRNIGLFHISHAMGGDGASTSSIPPDGKMQESGYDGIRMERLFELLLFCNRVEFAFNTRSRVYWSCEEPISFDASSNRNNELFYRMLSKFDLVLYTREVVQCCPRQTDPSAEELTRREIIAAYKEHGLDAGAKSKDIERVVV
- a CDS encoding amidohydrolase family protein (COG:Q;~EggNog:ENOG410PWY2;~InterPro:IPR011059,IPR006680,IPR032466;~PFAM:PF01979;~antiSMASH:Cluster_4.1;~go_function: GO:0016787 - hydrolase activity [Evidence IEA];~go_function: GO:0016810 - hydrolase activity, acting on carbon-nitrogen (but not peptide) bonds [Evidence IEA]) — protein: MSTDSTTITAITNVRIFDGKTIQDPSILIINGDVIGRPDTTPDETIDAGGLILLPGLIDAHVHLTSRDDLAKMAKYGVTTAFDMATWPAELLNSLRNQKGVTDIRGCGLAATAPGSTHSRIPTMPQDALVSTLVEAEEFVERQIAEGADYIKIVADVPGPTQECLDALVIAAHCRNRLAIAHAVSLEATRMAQAANVDVITHAPLDGLMSDAEVQKMVQEGRLSIPTLTMMKGVSRIRGKYEYAHDTVAALYRAGVPILAGTDANSAPGVPANVAHGVALHEELELLVNCGLSNSDALRAATELPASYFRLHDRGVIEVGRRADLVLVRGNPLENIQATREIERIWIAGKDLDIGK
- a CDS encoding uncharacterized protein (COG:G;~EggNog:ENOG410PFF2;~InterPro:IPR020846,IPR011701,IPR036259;~PFAM:PF07690;~SMCOG1184:major facilitator transporter;~TransMembrane:8 (i100-127o133-151i158-183o189-208i268-289o301-322i363-380o392-414i);~antiSMASH:Cluster_4.1;~go_function: GO:0022857 - transmembrane transporter activity [Evidence IEA];~go_process: GO:0055085 - transmembrane transport [Evidence IEA]), with amino-acid sequence MSAGADTKGSHSTAVEEPPLKAHTIFSERRKICCILTCTSMTFLGPVASTVYFPALGPLAEALGVSHSDINLTLTSYKLIQALAPLLTASASDKKGRRPIFLWCLLVFLGSNIGLALQTNFVALLLLRCLQSFGSSSVTIVSGAAITDLVTRGERGKYMVYSSLGLNAGMAIGPIIGGILTQFWGWRSIFWFLVVITSVPFLIVVSLFPETCRSIVGDGSIPPQRWNRNISELLRPKDGRPINHETQATFKRRPSVWNTLRILWDRHILLLATCSALFASGVTIVLATIPTMMERKYEFNPLQVGLCYIPYAVGSLTTRWTAGSLVDWNFKRHASRVGILTEPNRQFPQQLQLIPVEKARLELLLPFLYLSSVIMVAYGWTMNYPIHLSGPLVLLFFLGNGTAGVNSIISTLMVDLHINQPGSVLAAANAFKNLCGAAAAAAAKRPTLRTIEQPAIY
- a CDS encoding uncharacterized protein (antiSMASH:Cluster_4.1), encoding METRIPREKSQKPAPRRKKWAPKKSEESSVTKRSHIVDDASQQVENVMDLEGIFDMCRLSLESISILVSSD